The genomic window GCCAGGGAAATAGCGTCTCGGCTGCACTCGCCACCCCACGAGGTATGTCCGAGCCCGAGATAGTTGCGCAAGGCAAAACAATCGCCCACCCCAAACGTTGCGAGCAAGATCAGCATCGGTATGTGCACGAGGTAGAGCGGGTAGGAAATTTCACCCATCCAGGTAGCGAGACGTTCGAGCCCCGCATGTCTTGCCAACCCCAGGCCGAACCAGATGATCATCGGGTGAGCGGCAAATGCCAGGAGCAGATAGTATTTCCGCTCGGTGAGGACGAATCCCGAATAAAGCGCCACGAGCGCGGCCACCAGAATTACGCCGGCCCAGGCGGCAAGCCTGATGCGGAAGCCTCGTCGCCAGAGATGACTGAGAAGCACTCCGCCGTAGAAAGATGCCAGTACCCGTGGAAAGCCGCCAAGAATATCGCTCCAGACGGAGCCTGGCGGGTACCGAAAGTACCACATCGCAACGACGAACGCCGGCGCTGACGCCGCGACGATGAAAACAGCCACCCGCAGACGCGCCGCAGTAACGAGAAAGACCACGTTGGCCACGACTTCAAAAAACAACGACCATGCCGGCCCATTCAGGGGCAGAATGCCAAGGACAGTGTCCGACGGCGCCGGAAGCATGAACAGGCTGGTAACGGAGGAAACGGCAAAAGCGCTAGCGCTCCAGTTTTGAAGGCGACCAATCAACGGGAAAACCGAGATAGCGCCCAGCAATGTGCAGGCGAGATAGACGGGATACAATCGCGCGATACGGTGACTGATGAAGTCTCGGCGGCCACCCGTCTGCAACAGCGTCTCGCCATACCTTTCCGCCAAAACGAAGCCGCTCAACATGAAGAAGAGATCGACAGCAGCATAAGCAATGGGGAATGAATGGCTGGAATGGTAGATCAATACGAGTATTGCAGACGCGCCGCGCAATAAATCAAGCATCCAGAAACGACGGCTTCCCTCAGCGGCTACCTCATTCTCCATGAAAAGATCTCACGCTTTCTTCCGCATAAGACTTATCGTTATTCGATACGGAGATCTTTAGCGAGGAAATTGCTCTGCGTCGACGCCATATGCCGTCGGATCAGTTCCGCACCGCAAGTATACGCGAACAGGAAAGCCCCACTCGGCATCGCTTCCCAAGGCCACGGCGATAACATTGGCGACAAACACGATTGCGCAAGCAGGGCTTCCTCGGCTGATCTTTTGCGTAGCGCGGATTTTTCACGACACACCCTCAGCGCTCCCCCGCAGCCGCCGGAGATATTCCACCGGGTTGAAGGGATCAGGCCCCGAACGCGGACGCAGGCGCGGAGGCCCGGCCGCCGGGGCGTAGTGATCGAAAGCGGTTTCCATGGTCCCCGCCCCGCTCGTCAGCCCCGGCAATTGCTGCTGGACGCTTTGGACCATCTGGGACGCCATGGTGCCTTCCAGCCGGGCCACACCATCTGTGATCACCGAATCCGTCGTCATCGCGGCCGATTTCGCCAGCAGAGTGAGCACACCGCTCAAGCTCTCCATGGGCGCCTCGAGATGAAAGCGGTCGACCGGCTCGCAGAGGACGGTCTGCGCGGCCGCTAGCGCCGTCGCCAGCACCCAGGGCGTCAGTTGGCGGAAATCGGCGGCGGTGCTAGCGGGCGAACTGTGCCTGGCCGCCGTCATCGCCACGTGGCAATCGATGACCTGCCAGCCTGAAATACCTTGCTTCAGCGTTTCGAACACGGTTTCCTCGACCGCCCGGTAAAAGGCGACCGGCATCTGGCCGACATCCACTTCGAGCGCAAAGCTGTTGCCCGTCCCGGCAGGACGCGGCTCGACACGCAGGCCGATCGTCGCGAGAAACGGATTGGGCTCCTTGAAGAGGATCTGCAGGCCGGCTCCGATGCCCAGAGGCCTCTCGACCAGGATGACCGTGCTTTCCTCGAACCCGGCCTCGAGGCCGAAATCCGTCAGCAGGGTC from Rhizobium sp. Pop5 includes these protein-coding regions:
- a CDS encoding acyltransferase, with amino-acid sequence MENEVAAEGSRRFWMLDLLRGASAILVLIYHSSHSFPIAYAAVDLFFMLSGFVLAERYGETLLQTGGRRDFISHRIARLYPVYLACTLLGAISVFPLIGRLQNWSASAFAVSSVTSLFMLPAPSDTVLGILPLNGPAWSLFFEVVANVVFLVTAARLRVAVFIVAASAPAFVVAMWYFRYPPGSVWSDILGGFPRVLASFYGGVLLSHLWRRGFRIRLAAWAGVILVAALVALYSGFVLTERKYYLLLAFAAHPMIIWFGLGLARHAGLERLATWMGEISYPLYLVHIPMLILLATFGVGDCFALRNYLGLGHTSWGGECSRDAISLAVFLLPPSLLAAHLIAISIQSPGRKLWLRWRLI